A genomic segment from Nicotiana tabacum cultivar K326 chromosome 9, ASM71507v2, whole genome shotgun sequence encodes:
- the LOC107800542 gene encoding dihydroorotate dehydrogenase (quinone), mitochondrial-like, with translation MRQRVGFALIRESLYRKLKPSSVPRHYCTSSSANVTPTPPPKIPHSSKKGRLFTGATIGLLIAGGAYASTVDEATFCGWLFSATKLVNPFFAFLDPEVAHKLAVSAAARGWVPREKRPDPPILGLDVWGRRFSNPVGLAAGFDKNAEAVEGLLGLGFGFVEVGSVTPIPQEGNPKPRIFRLPNEGAIINRCGFNSEGIVAVAKRLGAQHGKRKLETSSTSSPSGDEVKHGGKAGPGILGVNLGKNKTSEDAAADYVQGVHTLSQYADYLVINISSPNTPGLRQLQGRKQLKDLVKKVQAARDEMQWGEEGPPPLLVKIAPDLSKQDLEDIAVVAVALRVDGLIISNTTVQRPDSISQNPVAQETGGLSGKPLFDMSTNILKEMYILTKGRIPLIGTGGISSGEDAYKKIRAGATLVQLYTAFAYGGPALIPDIKDELARCLEKDGYKSVNEAVGADCR, from the exons ATGAGACAAAGGGTTGGATTTGCATTGATTCGAGAAAGCTTGTACCGTAAGCTAAAACCAAGCTCTGTTCCCAGACATTATTGCACTTCTTCTTCAGCTAATGTTACTCCTACTCCTCCACCTAAGATTCCTCATTCTTCTAAAAAG GGAAGGTTGTTTACAGGAGCCACTATTGGTCTACTAATAGCTGGGGGAGCTTATGCAAGTACGGTTGATGAGGCCACCTTCTG TGGCTGGCTATTCTCAGCAACAAAACTTGTAAATCCGTTCTTTGCATTTCTGGATCCAGAGGTTGCTCACAAGCTGGCGGTCTCTGCTGCAGCCCGAGGATGGGTTCCAAGGGAGAAGAGGCCAGATCCTCCTATATTGGGCCTTGATGTGTGGGGAAGAAGGTTCTCAAATCCTGTTGGTCTTGCTGCTGGTTTTGACAAGAATGCTGAGGCTGTTGAAGGATTGCTTGGATTAGGTTTTGGCTTTGTTGAGGTTGGCTCAGTAACTCCCATTCCACAGGAAGGCAACCCAAAACCACGTATATTTAGGTTGCCAAATGAAGG TGCTATAATAAATAGGTGTGGCTTCAATAGTGAAGGAATCGTTGCGGTTGCCAAACGATTGGGTGCTCAGCATGGTAAGAGAAAGTTGGAAACATCTAGTACTTCATCTCCATCAGGAGATGAAGTCAAGCATGGAGGGAAAGCTGGTCCTGGTATTCTTGGTGTTAACCTTGGAAAGAATAAAACAAGTGAAGACGCTGCAGCAGATTATGTGCAAGGAGTCCATACATTATCTCAGTATGCTGACTACTTG GTAATTAATATCTCATCCCCAAATACTCCAGGACTACGCCAGCTTCAGGGAAGAAAGCAGTTGAAGGATCTTGTGAAGAAG GTTCAAGCAGCTCGTGATGAAATGCAGTGGGGTGAGGAAGGACCTCCGCCTTTACTTGTGAAAATTGCACCAGATTTATCTAAACAAGATCTTGAAGATATTGCAGTG GTGGCTGTTGCTCTTCGTGTGGATGGACTG ATTATATCAAATACTACAGTCCAAAGACCAGATTCCATAAGTCAAAACCCTGTGGCTCAAGAGACTGGTGGCTTGAGTGGGAAGCCACTCTTTGATATGTCAACAAATATACTGAAGGAGATGTACATTCTGACTAAG GGAAGGATTCCTCTGATTGGCACTGGGGGTATTAGCAG TGGTGAGGATGCTTACAAGAAAATTCGAGCTGGTGCCACTCTTGTTCAGCTTTATACAGCGTTTGCATATGGAGGCCCTGCACTTATCCCCGATATAAAG GATGAACTTGCTCGTTGCTTAGAAAAGGATGGTTATAAGTCAGTCAATGAGGCTGTTGGAGCAGACTGCAGATAG